In Bythopirellula goksoeyrii, a single window of DNA contains:
- a CDS encoding TPM domain-containing protein, translated as MNSMSKEASDRITEAVSAAEYRTSAEIKVIVLSYCWTDIREKAESLFYKYELHETQDRNAVMILLVLVNHEFLVYGDKGIHEKVEEDFWSTVCSAMREKFQAGNLVDGLCTGVERVGDQLATYFPRAEDDVNEVTDEVVHED; from the coding sequence ATGAATAGCATGTCAAAGGAAGCCAGCGATCGAATTACTGAAGCAGTCTCCGCCGCAGAATATCGAACATCCGCGGAAATAAAGGTGATCGTCTTAAGCTATTGCTGGACAGACATCCGTGAGAAAGCAGAGTCACTCTTTTACAAATACGAGCTTCACGAGACTCAAGACCGCAACGCCGTGATGATATTGCTGGTCCTCGTCAATCACGAGTTTCTTGTCTACGGGGACAAAGGGATCCACGAAAAGGTGGAAGAAGACTTCTGGTCAACGGTCTGCAGCGCGATGCGGGAGAAGTTCCAGGCGGGGAACCTGGTCGACGGTCTCTGCACCGGAGTCGAACGCGTTGGCGACCAACTCGCTACCTATTTCCCACGTGCTGAGGACGACGTCAACGAAGTTACTGACGAGGTTGTCCATGAAGACTGA
- a CDS encoding serine/threonine-protein kinase, whose protein sequence is MENLSSTENSAKSIFFAALDIENPAARTDYVDEACHQDASLQKEVNRLLIAHRDSEDHRLVGAFQVLNPQLGEKETSGDVGTEETSVMSDISSHPVVDRYKILKEIGRGGMGTVYLAAQLEPVKRKVALKVINPGMDSRDVIARFEAERQALAMMDHPSIARVFDGGTTEQGRPYFVMELVRGIPITEYCDEHRLSLESRLNLFITLCQAVHHAHQKGIIHRDLKPSNVQITNHDGQPVVKVIDFGVAKALSHDLTDKTLFTHFAQLVGTPLYMSPEQADQHGLDIDIRSDVYSLGVLLYELLTGTTPFNREELSKLSIDEVRRIICDVDPLRPSTRLSTLKGSDDSTLPVQQREIFDRRKMTSTIRGDLDLIVMKALEKERNRRYESASSLAQDVSRYLNNEPIEAIPPTLFTKLAKWSRRHAEIAWTIAIGFIVISLTIAVWLGGHIAFQAAVTRQLQQDLEEVNAAIDSNQEILARQLLSASSSTASQLGAAGEQFRKEIKLLSNELDRYQQFTKLYQKARRDRSSGPSELAEEAIRLYGVLDDSKWLASLQSKNLPKGYIDQLIPQVYELLICISHYEVLWMEPHGQTAAKKLKTISKARSMLAIADKLHPPTKGYYWVLASCYQRLGDLTDGDVRTHHDQEAIRLRALAKQTAPQDAAELFYIVRDRRWGAAASWVRPPFADPLSDEGILAAYRDMRRIDRTYYNAIFFEGIQLDEMGRHAEAAQAYSGCLMALPDDLVALSNRGNALVKMGNVDEGLRDQEQSILEARSRLDATTDASDQIVLLATLLEEYAISLRVAGRENDVLAAIQEASDLLEQLEASNPSAGRDRLNLKKLREAIEQLDVHSPKIEEE, encoded by the coding sequence ATGGAAAATCTCTCGTCGACCGAAAACTCTGCCAAGTCGATTTTCTTCGCAGCGCTTGATATCGAAAATCCTGCCGCGCGGACCGATTACGTTGACGAGGCATGTCACCAGGATGCCTCGTTACAAAAGGAAGTCAATCGGCTGCTGATCGCCCACAGGGACTCCGAAGATCATCGACTAGTCGGCGCATTTCAAGTGCTAAATCCCCAATTGGGTGAGAAAGAAACAAGCGGCGACGTTGGTACTGAAGAGACGTCCGTAATGTCGGATATTTCTTCCCATCCCGTTGTCGACCGCTACAAGATTCTCAAAGAGATCGGCCGTGGCGGAATGGGCACAGTCTACTTGGCCGCTCAGCTTGAGCCGGTCAAAAGAAAAGTCGCCCTCAAGGTCATCAATCCCGGCATGGACAGCCGCGATGTGATTGCTCGATTTGAGGCGGAACGGCAGGCGTTGGCCATGATGGATCATCCCTCCATCGCCCGAGTGTTCGACGGAGGAACCACAGAGCAGGGTCGGCCCTACTTTGTAATGGAGTTAGTCCGTGGTATTCCGATAACAGAATACTGCGACGAACATAGGCTTTCGCTGGAAAGCCGTCTGAATCTCTTCATCACCCTCTGCCAGGCGGTACATCACGCCCATCAGAAGGGAATTATCCATCGCGATCTAAAACCTTCAAACGTGCAGATCACCAATCACGATGGCCAACCTGTGGTAAAAGTGATCGATTTTGGTGTCGCCAAGGCGCTCAGCCATGATCTTACGGATAAAACATTGTTCACTCACTTTGCGCAGCTTGTAGGTACGCCGCTCTACATGAGTCCTGAGCAGGCAGATCAGCACGGGCTCGATATTGACATCCGTAGCGACGTCTATTCGCTTGGCGTCTTACTCTACGAGCTGCTTACAGGCACGACTCCTTTCAATCGAGAGGAGCTATCAAAGCTGAGTATTGATGAGGTCCGTCGAATAATTTGTGATGTCGATCCCCTCAGGCCCAGTACCCGGCTCAGCACGCTCAAGGGTTCCGACGATTCGACACTCCCGGTGCAGCAGCGGGAGATATTCGACCGACGGAAAATGACTTCTACAATTCGGGGCGATCTAGATCTGATTGTCATGAAGGCATTGGAAAAGGAACGCAACCGCCGGTACGAGTCGGCTAGCTCACTGGCACAAGACGTCAGTCGTTATCTGAACAACGAGCCAATCGAGGCAATTCCACCTACCCTATTTACGAAACTGGCAAAATGGTCTCGGCGACATGCCGAAATTGCGTGGACAATCGCTATTGGCTTTATCGTGATCAGTTTGACAATTGCCGTTTGGCTGGGAGGGCACATTGCGTTTCAAGCAGCGGTGACCAGACAATTGCAGCAAGACCTAGAAGAAGTAAACGCCGCGATTGACTCAAACCAGGAAATATTGGCACGGCAACTACTCTCGGCCTCAAGCTCAACCGCAAGCCAACTTGGTGCGGCAGGTGAGCAGTTTCGAAAAGAAATAAAATTACTTAGCAACGAACTAGATCGCTACCAGCAGTTTACGAAACTATACCAAAAGGCTCGAAGGGATCGCTCTTCTGGTCCGTCGGAGTTGGCTGAAGAAGCAATCAGACTTTATGGAGTCCTCGACGACTCCAAGTGGCTTGCAAGTCTGCAAAGCAAGAACTTGCCCAAGGGTTATATTGATCAACTTATTCCTCAGGTCTACGAATTGTTGATCTGTATTTCTCACTACGAAGTGCTTTGGATGGAGCCTCATGGTCAGACTGCTGCGAAAAAGTTAAAAACGATCAGCAAAGCTCGCTCAATGTTGGCGATTGCCGACAAGCTGCATCCACCTACGAAGGGTTACTATTGGGTACTTGCAAGCTGTTATCAACGCTTAGGGGACCTAACCGACGGCGATGTGAGAACGCACCACGATCAGGAGGCCATTCGCCTCAGGGCGCTTGCCAAGCAGACCGCGCCACAGGACGCGGCCGAACTCTTTTATATCGTGCGAGATCGCCGCTGGGGAGCTGCAGCTTCATGGGTGCGCCCGCCCTTTGCTGATCCACTATCAGACGAGGGAATACTCGCTGCCTATCGAGATATGAGACGCATCGATCGAACCTACTACAATGCGATCTTTTTCGAGGGAATTCAGCTCGATGAAATGGGAAGACATGCTGAAGCGGCTCAAGCGTATAGCGGATGCCTTATGGCACTACCTGACGATCTGGTTGCATTGAGCAACAGAGGCAATGCTTTGGTAAAAATGGGGAACGTTGATGAAGGACTCCGCGATCAAGAGCAGTCAATTCTTGAAGCGCGCAGCAGGTTGGATGCCACCACTGACGCAAGTGATCAAATAGTTTTACTTGCCACTTTGCTTGAGGAATATGCAATATCCTTGCGAGTCGCTGGAAGGGAGAATGACGTACTTGCTGCGATCCAAGAAGCCTCTGATTTGCTTGAGCAGTTGGAGGCAAGTAACCCATCCGCAGGTAGAGATCGGCTTAACCTCAAGAAACTGAGGGAAGCGATTGAGCAATTGGATGTCCATTCACCCAAAATCGAGGAAGAGTAG
- a CDS encoding beta strand repeat-containing protein, producing the protein MNPKTLLCVVLSMASLGQLATASDITSNWDGSTGNWSDSSRWDSLLFPNNGNGGLTYDALISGGTVTVDQAINIEELQLSNGSITGISDLTASGLTTWTGGEMTDTGVTNANGGLNLSGSTKFLTNGRTINNAGAATWTAGPITTSHGAVFNNQLGATFDTAFDGSFSNGAGGQSHFHNAGIFTKSGGTGTTTLGVEFNNTGIVEVDTGTLSLSGGGTSSGSFTGAAGTTLGLGGGHMLEASTSVSAPNVMFSGSGTNTISGTYSASATTTFSGATTTFNGTSAVPSAALVFTGGSAIFSNTGGANADTLDLSFGLLGGTAELTASGLTTWTGGEMTDTGVTNANGGLNLSGSTKFLTNGRTINNAGAATWTAGPIATGHGAVFNNQLRATFDTDFDGSFSNGAGGQSQFNNIGTLTKSSGTGVTNFSVEFNNSGTVEVDSGTLMLSQGGISTGGITAAAGTTLAFRGTHDFNTGSSVTSNGTVQFESGMWNLNDGTYNVTETTDITGGTAKFNAPATTNILNLSNGVLDGTAEVTASGLTSWTGGEMTDTGVTNANGGLNLSGSTKFLTYGRTINNAGAAAWTAGPITTSHGAVFNNQLGATFDTDFDGSFSNGAGGQSHFHNAGTFTKSGGTGVTNFSVTFNNTGTVNVNSGTLNFGETVYNAGSINVRPSMNLTLGSGLHNDEEGIVTVDNGHLSVASFVTNDGVLLVDSGGQFNLPSNQPFDNSGTLEVRDGTVVIGTTNSIVVHPLAPLEITPIATLSEGTWIARGTGAIQLPASAGGTPFDLRHNDAVVVLDGPNAEISVIDGLWTNSGTLELRGGHDLHLTGRPVQGLPNDPVSNSGTIRIGAGTTLSLGSQGMTSQSGSQVEGEGVIEGSVTAVGTMFSSSAALSINEGALTISTSTSTLAAGTLAVNVPMFVRNGGHFIIADGATLGGSGVLELQDGLVTIDGTLNKQVRVTGPVEIGGTISEATLDGAVVTSTAGAGFGLVNCFGENNIQSGVVNIDGQLLVNDGSTLVLGAGASVLGSGRMDVLGLGSVVINGNLASTGDATITGSLAVEAGATAQAANWHFTGNSLVSVKGKITSSTPVELTGTLAVDLAGEMDVPNIKMLGIPGFDPAKFKGSGKSVGDVAAGTFSTVSPGFSPGMLTIGGNMTFEGGSTLEFEVRDAQGTSGVDYDLLAVEGDLLNTATIAEPMTISLHTLDLLDAPGQASNFDNTQDYSWTIATVLGSISGFSARTYVIEESAFLNDLGNGAFYLSLGDSGHALNVLFSASGLPTIETGNFDLDGDVDGADFLIWQRNPAIGYLANWQANYGRSATQSAVSVAVPEPSSLLLLAIVPAWILSTLRLTKKSHFADRFLGNRGSACSSV; encoded by the coding sequence ATGAATCCTAAGACCCTCCTTTGCGTTGTCTTGTCCATGGCTTCTCTGGGCCAACTCGCAACGGCCTCCGATATCACCAGCAATTGGGACGGTTCCACCGGTAATTGGTCGGATTCATCCCGTTGGGACAGTCTGCTGTTTCCCAATAATGGAAATGGAGGACTGACCTACGATGCACTGATTTCAGGCGGCACGGTCACGGTGGATCAGGCGATTAACATTGAAGAATTGCAGCTATCGAACGGATCCATCACAGGAATCTCCGATCTCACCGCTTCGGGTCTCACAACCTGGACGGGTGGCGAGATGACCGACACGGGCGTCACCAATGCCAACGGTGGTCTGAACCTAAGCGGGTCGACCAAGTTCCTCACCAATGGCCGCACGATCAACAACGCCGGGGCGGCGACCTGGACAGCCGGCCCAATCACCACCAGCCATGGGGCAGTGTTTAACAACCAACTCGGAGCAACGTTTGACACCGCTTTCGATGGCAGCTTCTCTAACGGCGCCGGAGGTCAATCGCATTTCCACAACGCTGGGATCTTCACCAAGAGCGGCGGAACAGGCACGACAACCCTCGGTGTCGAATTCAACAATACAGGCATCGTTGAAGTCGATACTGGGACGCTGAGTTTGTCGGGAGGTGGAACAAGTAGTGGGAGCTTTACCGGCGCGGCAGGAACGACGCTGGGGCTTGGCGGCGGGCATATGCTCGAGGCAAGTACCAGCGTGAGTGCTCCCAACGTCATGTTCTCCGGCAGTGGAACCAACACGATCTCGGGGACCTATAGCGCCAGTGCAACGACAACATTCAGTGGTGCCACGACCACGTTCAACGGCACCTCGGCGGTGCCTTCGGCCGCACTGGTCTTCACTGGGGGTTCGGCCATTTTCAGTAACACCGGTGGGGCGAACGCCGATACCCTAGACCTCTCCTTTGGCCTTCTAGGCGGCACAGCGGAACTCACCGCTTCTGGCTTGACAACCTGGACGGGCGGCGAGATGACCGACACGGGCGTCACCAATGCCAACGGTGGTCTGAACCTAAGCGGGTCGACCAAGTTCCTCACCAATGGCCGCACCATTAACAACGCTGGCGCTGCGACCTGGACGGCCGGGCCAATCGCCACCGGCCATGGGGCAGTGTTCAACAACCAACTGCGAGCAACGTTCGACACCGATTTCGATGGCAGCTTCTCCAACGGCGCCGGAGGTCAGTCACAGTTCAACAACATTGGGACACTCACCAAGAGCAGTGGAACAGGCGTCACTAACTTCAGTGTCGAATTCAATAATTCAGGAACCGTAGAAGTCGATAGCGGCACACTCATGCTATCCCAGGGTGGCATCAGCACTGGGGGGATTACCGCCGCGGCAGGAACGACGTTGGCTTTTCGGGGGACGCACGACTTTAACACTGGCAGCTCCGTGACTAGCAATGGAACAGTGCAGTTCGAAAGTGGAATGTGGAACCTCAACGACGGCACGTACAACGTGACGGAAACGACGGACATTACCGGTGGCACGGCCAAATTTAACGCCCCGGCCACCACCAATATACTTAATCTTTCCAATGGCGTTCTCGACGGCACAGCGGAGGTCACCGCTTCGGGACTCACATCCTGGACAGGTGGCGAGATGACCGACACGGGCGTCACCAATGCCAACGGCGGATTGAATCTGAGCGGGTCGACCAAGTTCCTCACGTATGGCCGCACCATCAACAACGCTGGCGCAGCGGCCTGGACGGCCGGCCCAATCACCACCAGCCATGGGGCAGTGTTTAACAACCAACTGGGAGCGACGTTCGACACCGATTTCGATGGCAGCTTCTCCAACGGCGCCGGAGGTCAATCGCATTTCCACAACGCTGGGACCTTCACCAAGAGCGGCGGAACAGGCGTCACTAACTTCAGTGTCACGTTCAACAATACCGGAACCGTCAATGTCAACAGCGGTACGCTAAACTTCGGAGAAACTGTATATAATGCGGGATCGATAAATGTCCGACCGAGCATGAACCTAACTCTCGGTTCAGGACTACACAATGACGAGGAAGGAATCGTCACGGTTGACAATGGCCACCTTTCCGTGGCTTCATTCGTCACGAATGATGGCGTATTACTCGTGGACTCCGGAGGGCAATTTAATCTCCCGTCAAATCAGCCGTTTGACAATTCCGGAACGCTGGAAGTTCGCGACGGCACTGTTGTGATCGGAACCACCAACAGCATCGTGGTTCATCCGCTCGCACCCCTGGAGATCACCCCAATAGCAACGCTTTCTGAAGGAACTTGGATTGCTAGAGGAACTGGCGCCATTCAACTTCCAGCGTCCGCTGGCGGGACCCCATTTGATCTGCGGCACAATGATGCCGTCGTAGTCCTGGATGGCCCGAACGCTGAAATCTCTGTAATCGACGGGCTGTGGACTAATTCTGGCACGCTGGAGTTGCGTGGCGGACATGATTTGCACCTGACAGGTCGGCCGGTGCAGGGATTACCAAATGATCCGGTTTCCAATAGCGGCACAATCCGAATTGGCGCCGGCACGACCCTCTCGCTCGGCTCGCAAGGCATGACGAGCCAAAGCGGCTCTCAAGTGGAAGGCGAGGGAGTCATCGAAGGTTCCGTTACTGCTGTCGGAACAATGTTCTCCAGCAGCGCGGCACTATCAATCAACGAAGGAGCCCTAACGATTTCGACCTCCACGAGCACCCTGGCCGCTGGCACGTTAGCAGTCAACGTCCCCATGTTTGTGAGAAATGGCGGACATTTCATAATTGCCGACGGAGCAACTCTAGGTGGGAGCGGGGTTTTAGAATTACAGGACGGCCTGGTCACCATTGATGGAACTCTCAACAAACAAGTGCGAGTGACAGGTCCAGTTGAAATAGGCGGAACCATCTCCGAAGCGACACTCGATGGTGCTGTGGTGACCTCCACAGCGGGTGCGGGTTTCGGATTAGTCAATTGCTTTGGTGAAAACAATATCCAGTCGGGCGTTGTCAATATCGACGGCCAATTGCTCGTCAACGATGGAAGCACTTTGGTCCTCGGCGCCGGGGCAAGTGTCTTGGGTTCGGGGAGGATGGATGTGCTCGGCCTGGGGTCAGTCGTAATCAATGGCAATCTGGCGTCCACCGGCGATGCGACTATCACCGGATCGCTGGCCGTAGAAGCAGGTGCAACGGCGCAGGCCGCCAATTGGCATTTCACCGGAAATAGTCTGGTAAGCGTCAAAGGCAAAATAACATCTTCAACGCCTGTCGAATTGACGGGAACGCTCGCCGTCGATCTCGCAGGTGAGATGGACGTTCCCAATATTAAGATGTTAGGTATTCCCGGATTTGATCCTGCCAAGTTTAAGGGATCTGGCAAGTCCGTTGGTGATGTAGCTGCTGGTACATTTTCTACGGTATCCCCCGGTTTTAGTCCCGGCATGCTGACAATCGGCGGCAACATGACATTTGAGGGAGGATCGACCCTCGAGTTCGAAGTCCGCGACGCCCAGGGAACTTCCGGAGTCGACTATGACCTCTTGGCCGTTGAAGGTGATCTCCTCAACACCGCCACCATCGCCGAGCCGATGACGATCTCGCTCCACACGCTGGACTTACTCGACGCTCCAGGGCAAGCATCAAATTTCGATAACACTCAGGACTACAGTTGGACCATCGCCACAGTCCTCGGCTCAATCAGCGGCTTCTCGGCTAGGACCTATGTCATTGAAGAGAGTGCATTCCTAAACGACCTCGGCAATGGAGCATTCTATTTATCTCTTGGAGACTCCGGCCATGCCCTAAATGTGCTCTTCTCAGCTAGTGGGCTTCCGACTATCGAAACTGGCAACTTCGATCTCGATGGCGACGTCGACGGTGCGGACTTTCTCATCTGGCAACGAAACCCTGCTATTGGATACCTCGCTAACTGGCAGGCTAACTACGGCCGCAGTGCTACTCAATCGGCAGTCAGCGTGGCAGTTCCCGAACCGAGCTCTCTTCTGTTACTAGCAATAGTTCCAGCATGGATTCTCAGCACGCTAAGGCTGACGAAAAAGTCGCACTTTGCAGATCGATTTTTGGGAAATCGAGGTTCTGCCTGCTCATCTGTTTGA
- a CDS encoding TPM domain-containing protein — MKTEFLWSLVVLVMLSSLGVAQEEPPAAVGAEQGLAQQKNYAPYPEPDSGYVTDLAGLLPPEEEEQIEQWLWDVEAKTGVEIAVVIINSIKDYPGSANDSIESFATGLFDKYGIGNLPKDDGVLLLVARNDREARIELGKSYGRSRDADAVAIMDGRIIPQFKEDRYNKGIIEGVRGLMAEFAGVRVGVNWQLIALIVAIPIVGAIAFSLFKSGKRGWGWVCVGILIILVLAVLRILAILVKSSDSSGSWSSGGFGGGFGGGSSGGGGATGSW; from the coding sequence ATGAAGACTGAATTTCTGTGGTCACTCGTTGTGTTGGTGATGCTCTCCTCTTTGGGTGTTGCGCAAGAAGAACCGCCAGCCGCGGTAGGCGCCGAGCAGGGGCTGGCGCAGCAGAAGAACTATGCCCCCTATCCAGAGCCGGACTCGGGCTACGTGACCGACCTTGCGGGCCTGCTACCACCAGAGGAAGAAGAACAAATCGAGCAATGGCTTTGGGATGTCGAAGCGAAGACGGGCGTGGAAATTGCGGTCGTAATAATTAACTCCATCAAGGACTATCCGGGCAGCGCGAACGATTCCATCGAGTCGTTTGCTACTGGTCTGTTCGACAAATATGGCATTGGGAACCTACCGAAAGACGACGGCGTGCTGCTGCTAGTAGCGCGGAACGACCGCGAGGCTCGGATCGAACTTGGCAAAAGCTACGGACGATCGCGCGACGCTGACGCTGTGGCAATCATGGATGGCCGGATCATTCCGCAGTTCAAGGAGGATCGATACAACAAGGGCATTATAGAAGGGGTCCGGGGACTCATGGCGGAGTTCGCCGGTGTGCGTGTCGGCGTCAATTGGCAGTTGATCGCATTGATCGTCGCCATCCCCATCGTTGGCGCGATCGCATTCAGCCTCTTCAAGAGCGGCAAACGCGGGTGGGGTTGGGTATGCGTTGGAATTCTCATCATTCTCGTGCTTGCCGTTTTGAGAATTCTGGCTATTCTCGTCAAATCCAGTGATTCCAGCGGCTCTTGGAGCTCGGGCGGATTTGGCGGAGGGTTTGGTGGAGGATCGTCGGGCGGCGGAGGCGCTACCGGTAGCTGGTAG
- a CDS encoding type IV pilus twitching motility protein PilT: MELLPPEEEIQKLLTFVSEHEASDLHLKVGYPPYVRIGGHLRKLQLPELPDASYLDGMFKSMVPHDRWRDFENKGSVDFSAAHHTGDRFRINLFRSRGEIHAAIRRVQAKILNFNDLNLPDVYRKMITETSEGLVLVCGVTGSGKSSTLAAMLEHINQNRSMHIITIEDPIEFAFHGKKCIISQREVGLDVPNFQDAMRVVVRQDPDAILIGEMRDRETMLAAIQAAETGHLVMGSLHCADAQLSFSRILEFFERSEHSFIRSSLSNSLKAIMCQRLLPALEEGRRYPATEVLLVNSIVKDKILHEEDDDLPALLHQCRAEGMREYTHSLCELVLTEKISRVVALDAAPNREALLSSLKGIDSASSGIISRLRK, encoded by the coding sequence ATGGAACTATTACCTCCTGAAGAAGAAATTCAAAAACTCCTGACCTTCGTCAGCGAGCATGAAGCCTCGGACTTGCATTTGAAAGTCGGATATCCTCCCTATGTGCGGATCGGAGGGCACCTCCGCAAGTTGCAGTTGCCGGAACTTCCGGATGCGAGCTATTTGGATGGCATGTTTAAGTCGATGGTCCCGCACGATCGTTGGCGAGACTTCGAGAATAAGGGCTCGGTCGATTTCTCAGCCGCTCACCACACAGGCGACCGCTTTCGGATCAACCTATTTCGTTCACGAGGTGAGATTCATGCGGCGATTCGGCGCGTGCAGGCTAAGATCTTGAACTTTAATGATCTGAACCTTCCTGACGTCTACCGCAAAATGATCACGGAGACTAGTGAAGGATTAGTCTTGGTGTGTGGCGTGACGGGCAGCGGCAAAAGTTCCACCTTGGCAGCTATGCTCGAACACATCAACCAAAACCGTAGCATGCATATTATTACCATCGAAGACCCCATCGAGTTTGCTTTTCATGGGAAAAAGTGCATCATCTCGCAGCGTGAAGTGGGACTTGACGTACCGAACTTTCAGGATGCGATGCGAGTTGTCGTACGGCAGGATCCCGACGCGATACTGATAGGTGAAATGCGAGATCGAGAAACCATGTTGGCGGCGATTCAAGCTGCCGAGACAGGACACTTGGTGATGGGATCGTTGCACTGTGCAGATGCTCAGTTGAGTTTTTCTCGGATTCTCGAATTCTTCGAACGGAGCGAGCACAGCTTTATCCGCTCCTCGCTCTCAAACAGCCTGAAGGCAATCATGTGCCAGCGGCTGTTGCCAGCTTTGGAAGAGGGGCGGCGCTATCCAGCGACGGAGGTGTTGCTGGTGAACTCGATTGTCAAAGACAAGATCTTGCACGAAGAGGACGATGACCTGCCAGCACTCTTGCATCAATGCCGGGCGGAAGGGATGCGGGAATACACTCATTCATTGTGTGAGTTGGTGCTAACAGAAAAAATCTCGCGCGTAGTGGCGCTAGACGCTGCCCCCAATCGTGAGGCCCTGCTCTCGTCACTCAAAGGGATTGATTCGGCTTCCTCTGGAATTATCTCACGATTAAGGAAATAG
- a CDS encoding zf-TFIIB domain-containing protein has protein sequence MHCPKCNQTSLKPYKFKRSDVVVDVCERCKGVWFDANELNEVLPVASKDLQVPNDAKPTGMTCPKCLVPLEAFDYPQTYVKIDMCRVCKGLWLYKSELKEIKIVRGHLEKKGKLESHAPVEGIKGEALTWVNWAIDKLSQFD, from the coding sequence ATGCATTGCCCCAAGTGCAATCAGACTTCACTGAAGCCCTACAAATTCAAGCGCTCCGACGTAGTCGTCGACGTATGCGAGCGTTGTAAGGGCGTCTGGTTCGATGCCAACGAACTGAACGAGGTGTTGCCGGTCGCCAGCAAGGACTTGCAGGTTCCCAACGACGCCAAGCCAACGGGGATGACTTGCCCGAAATGCCTTGTCCCACTAGAGGCTTTTGACTACCCACAGACCTACGTCAAAATCGACATGTGTAGAGTGTGCAAAGGGCTATGGCTGTACAAGAGTGAACTCAAAGAGATCAAGATTGTCCGCGGGCACCTCGAAAAGAAAGGGAAGTTGGAATCACACGCCCCTGTAGAGGGCATTAAAGGGGAGGCTTTGACCTGGGTCAACTGGGCGATCGATAAACTTTCACAATTCGACTAG
- a CDS encoding PP2C family protein-serine/threonine phosphatase, giving the protein MADSRDLEETDVFLSEDEFAHRFFAPKEPALQYSFGAASHVGEVRPNNEDHFAVIQRRRSSELVMSNLKINSNSFSTDSSFAAIVADGMGGERFGEFASRVALETMFDLANHATSWVMRFTDFEAQQIRQRVRAYVDQLQSTMREYIQSDPALAGMGTTWTSALCLSHDVLIVHIGDSRAYTLRQKELRQITHDETVAQAFVDAGKAPQSVKQFRHLLLNHFGGDKQQVSAQIYHVRVEPGDRLLLCTDGLTDMIPDDHISRTLQSHADPQEATDELVKQALLNGGKDNVTVVVAAVK; this is encoded by the coding sequence ATGGCAGATTCTCGGGATCTTGAGGAAACCGACGTCTTCCTCTCGGAGGACGAATTCGCTCATCGATTCTTTGCGCCCAAGGAACCCGCACTTCAATATTCATTTGGGGCAGCCTCACATGTCGGCGAGGTCCGGCCAAACAATGAAGACCACTTTGCGGTCATTCAACGCAGACGCTCCAGTGAACTAGTGATGAGCAATCTAAAAATAAATAGCAACAGTTTCTCTACAGACAGCAGTTTTGCCGCAATCGTAGCTGATGGAATGGGTGGTGAAAGATTTGGGGAATTTGCGAGCCGAGTCGCTCTGGAAACCATGTTCGACCTGGCAAACCATGCTACAAGTTGGGTAATGAGGTTTACAGACTTCGAAGCTCAGCAAATTCGACAGCGTGTTCGAGCGTACGTTGATCAGCTTCAGTCCACCATGCGGGAGTACATCCAATCCGATCCCGCTTTAGCAGGCATGGGCACCACGTGGACGTCTGCGCTTTGCCTGTCTCATGATGTATTGATCGTGCACATTGGCGACTCACGTGCTTACACCCTCAGACAGAAAGAACTCCGACAGATTACCCATGACGAGACCGTGGCCCAGGCTTTTGTCGATGCAGGGAAGGCCCCACAGAGCGTTAAACAGTTTCGCCACTTATTGCTGAATCATTTTGGCGGAGATAAGCAGCAAGTATCTGCGCAAATTTATCACGTCCGCGTTGAGCCTGGCGACCGGTTACTGCTTTGTACGGATGGACTTACGGATATGATTCCGGACGACCACATATCCAGAACGCTGCAATCGCATGCCGATCCTCAGGAAGCTACTGATGAACTTGTGAAGCAGGCCTTGCTCAATGGTGGCAAGGACAACGTGACTGTTGTTGTCGCCGCTGTGAAATAG